A section of the Verrucomicrobium sp. GAS474 genome encodes:
- a CDS encoding lactonase family protein → MIVRTLLLLLMTSLISASVPAASLPFYVGTYTTPPSGHGQGIYRGTLDTETGALTAPVLAAEAANPSWLVLSGDGRRLYAALEAKGGIASFWVGGNEEGGLLHFIQAVPEPAGNPCHLAIDDADRFLLAASYGSGVLTVLDTLGEAPAQPLAPVSTFPFTGTGPDAGRQKSSHAHSVYLDRSNRFAYACDLGGDDVGLFAFDAKTGALTPHLPFAKVPPGSGPRHLAFSKDQHFVYVNGEMKMNVTAFSRDPATGALNPIQTVDMDPPAVVETKAVAGSAEILAHPSGKWLYVSNRGWETLALFHIGTDGKLEAMGNIPLDVKGPRGMAIDPSGRWLLVAGQYDDSLSVFKIDPETGAVTPTGQRQSVGSPVALVFAP, encoded by the coding sequence ATGATCGTCCGCACCCTCCTCCTTCTCCTCATGACCTCCCTGATTTCCGCATCGGTCCCCGCCGCCTCGCTCCCCTTCTACGTCGGCACCTACACCACCCCGCCCTCCGGGCACGGCCAGGGGATCTACCGCGGCACCCTCGACACCGAGACCGGGGCGCTCACCGCTCCCGTCCTCGCCGCCGAAGCGGCCAATCCCTCCTGGCTCGTCCTCTCCGGCGACGGGCGGCGGCTCTACGCCGCGCTCGAGGCGAAGGGGGGCATCGCCTCCTTCTGGGTCGGCGGGAACGAGGAAGGCGGCCTCCTCCACTTCATCCAGGCCGTCCCCGAGCCGGCGGGCAACCCCTGCCACCTCGCCATCGACGATGCCGACCGCTTCCTCCTCGCCGCCTCCTACGGCAGCGGCGTCCTCACCGTCCTCGACACCCTCGGGGAAGCCCCCGCCCAGCCCCTCGCCCCCGTCTCCACCTTCCCCTTCACCGGCACCGGCCCCGACGCCGGGCGGCAGAAATCGTCCCACGCCCATTCGGTCTACCTCGACCGCTCCAACCGCTTCGCCTACGCCTGCGACCTCGGCGGCGACGACGTCGGCCTCTTCGCCTTCGACGCGAAGACCGGCGCCCTCACCCCGCACCTCCCCTTCGCGAAAGTCCCCCCCGGCAGCGGCCCCCGCCACCTCGCCTTCTCCAAAGACCAGCACTTCGTCTACGTCAACGGCGAGATGAAGATGAACGTCACCGCCTTCTCCCGCGACCCCGCCACCGGCGCGTTGAACCCGATCCAGACTGTCGACATGGACCCTCCCGCCGTCGTCGAGACCAAGGCCGTCGCCGGCTCCGCCGAGATCCTCGCCCACCCCTCGGGAAAATGGCTCTACGTCTCGAACCGCGGCTGGGAGACCCTCGCCCTCTTCCACATCGGAACCGACGGCAAGCTCGAAGCCATGGGCAACATCCCCCTCGACGTCAAAGGCCCCCGCGGCATGGCCATCGACCCCTCCGGCCGCTGGCTCCTCGTCGCCGGCCAATACGACGACTCCCTCAGCGTCTTCAAGATCGACCCGGAGACGGGAGCCGTGACTCCCACCGGCCAACGGCAAAGCGTCGGATCCCCGGTGGCGTTGGTTTTTGCCCCGTAA
- the murJ gene encoding murein biosynthesis integral membrane protein MurJ, producing MSDAPPPPPTPPPGYQPTGTRRAAGIVGLAVIVSRFFGVIREQIFAAMFGGGKLLDAYLAAFQIPNLLRDLFAEGALSTAFTTLFTRTWEKEGPPPAWLLANLIFSAALFFLGGICLLGIIDAPLIVEMTSHGFHAVPGKFELTVNLTRLLFPFILFVSLASVAMGMLNARFVFGLPASASTVFNIVSVAGGIAGAYACDPVARENWAHPHFSERALYGLCLGVLLGGFAQLAIQIPGLVKIGYRFKWTLNPGHPRLREVWSLMWPSVIAGAAVQINVLVNGQFASQIDGGRSWLNCAFRLMQFPIGVFGVSLATATLPAISRAFARDDMAGFGQTARNSLRLAFFLTIPSAVGLAVLAEPIIRLIYQHLHFTARDTAQTAAALQAYSIGLSGYAAIKILVPCFYALGERTMPLRVSLIGIGANLVLNLAAIKILHFGHAGLALTTSCVALLNFGQLFLALRKRIDIGPAVEWTGFLLRVLAAAALCGLGAWAAEHFTAGWQNEPLGKLDTVWRGAFCLFLALSTGVTAYGLGSILFGLHEFHEAAALIKRKLKRKK from the coding sequence ATGAGCGACGCCCCTCCCCCTCCTCCGACCCCGCCCCCGGGCTACCAGCCGACCGGCACCCGCCGCGCCGCCGGGATCGTCGGCCTCGCCGTCATCGTCTCCCGCTTCTTCGGCGTCATCCGGGAACAGATCTTCGCTGCGATGTTCGGCGGCGGGAAACTCCTCGACGCCTACCTCGCCGCCTTCCAGATCCCGAACCTCCTCCGCGACCTCTTCGCCGAGGGCGCCCTCTCCACCGCCTTCACCACCCTCTTCACCCGGACGTGGGAAAAGGAGGGGCCGCCCCCCGCCTGGCTCCTCGCCAACCTCATCTTCAGCGCCGCCCTCTTCTTCCTCGGCGGCATCTGCCTCCTCGGCATCATCGACGCCCCCCTCATCGTCGAGATGACCAGCCACGGCTTCCACGCCGTCCCCGGGAAATTCGAGCTCACCGTCAACCTCACCCGCCTCCTCTTCCCCTTCATCCTCTTCGTCTCCCTCGCCTCCGTCGCCATGGGGATGCTCAACGCCCGCTTCGTCTTCGGCCTCCCCGCCTCGGCCTCCACCGTCTTCAACATCGTCTCCGTCGCCGGGGGCATCGCCGGGGCCTACGCCTGCGATCCCGTCGCCCGGGAAAACTGGGCCCATCCCCACTTCAGCGAGCGCGCCCTCTACGGCCTCTGCCTCGGCGTCCTCCTCGGCGGCTTCGCCCAGCTCGCCATCCAAATCCCCGGCCTCGTCAAGATCGGCTACCGCTTCAAGTGGACCCTGAACCCCGGCCACCCCCGCCTCCGCGAGGTCTGGTCCCTCATGTGGCCGAGCGTCATCGCCGGGGCGGCGGTCCAGATCAACGTCCTCGTCAACGGCCAGTTCGCCTCCCAGATCGACGGCGGCCGCTCCTGGCTGAACTGCGCCTTCCGCCTCATGCAGTTCCCCATCGGCGTCTTCGGCGTCTCCCTCGCCACCGCCACCCTCCCCGCCATCAGCCGCGCCTTCGCGCGGGACGACATGGCGGGCTTCGGCCAGACCGCGCGGAATTCCCTCCGCCTCGCCTTCTTCCTCACCATCCCCTCCGCCGTCGGCCTCGCCGTCCTCGCCGAGCCGATCATCCGCCTCATCTACCAGCACCTCCACTTCACCGCGCGGGACACCGCCCAGACCGCCGCCGCCCTCCAGGCCTACTCCATCGGCCTCTCCGGCTACGCCGCCATCAAGATCCTCGTCCCCTGCTTCTACGCCCTCGGCGAGCGGACCATGCCCCTCCGCGTCAGCCTCATCGGCATCGGCGCGAACCTCGTCCTGAACCTCGCCGCCATCAAGATCCTCCACTTCGGCCACGCCGGGCTCGCCCTCACCACCTCGTGCGTCGCCCTCCTCAACTTCGGCCAGCTCTTCCTCGCCCTGCGGAAGCGGATCGACATCGGCCCCGCCGTCGAGTGGACCGGCTTCCTCCTCCGCGTCCTCGCCGCCGCCGCCCTCTGCGGCCTCGGCGCGTGGGCCGCGGAACACTTCACCGCCGGGTGGCAGAACGAGCCTCTCGGGAAACTCGATACCGTCTGGCGCGGCGCCTTCTGCCTCTTCCTCGCCCTCTCCACCGGCGTCACCGCCTACGGCCTCGGCAGCATCCTCTTCGGCCTCCACGAATTCCACGAAGCCGCCGCCCTCATCAAGCGGAAGCTGAAGAGGAAGAAGTAG
- a CDS encoding autotransporter outer membrane beta-barrel domain-containing protein codes for MKPHFPHRLALAATLFLGTLSASLQAQTLTLPGSSTYSVTTSGGNNFITSVTSPAGTTALSAYGTIATAAVTLRFDNTSTTLSQNFVNTGSGVTFNTGSNGTVTTFNGNISGAGSVVEFKSGSGLATYILNGANTYTGPTDVRTNVILEVDGSLSATSSVTVDTGGTLRGTGSITSDVTLGSGTIISGGSDTARGTLTINGNLTLGSNSSTYFRLDSASSYSQVHSTGTVTIGTGNTLNLTPGAGVLNGNTFTVVQGDTAVTGTYARVANTLNNALSFTVSYTGTTVVVTAVQNSFTGYVPAPYKDVAKAIDSAVGDSRATTLIGSLNSLSASDLSTAFALISPVAQTTVVPTSLSVSRAAIGTLHDRMDNIRAGSTGLSLSQINLIDQNLPASALLAGTDLSVGQGVKVLAPTPKNKWGFFAATTGNFGDVDGQTTSSTYHGAGFTTGVDYRLDRAFTLGFATGYDYSKTDFGQSGSSSTVNTIRFGPYATWKDQSGDWVDGLVGGAFHWFDSDRQGYGGTAKSNTAGLEFDSGVKYGHDFKIGDNREWTLTPTFGFDYIRLAIDGYSETGSLAPLTVQDQTANSFRSNLGGIVAREFRLKGFNLTPYLTAGWSHEYLDASQAVTARLASGAGTAFTVTGDNLGHDSATYGIGLRSTLTDTVSANVSYSGEANDRYQDNSLNASIRVAF; via the coding sequence ATGAAGCCTCATTTCCCCCACCGCCTCGCGCTGGCCGCCACCCTTTTCCTCGGAACCCTCTCCGCCTCCCTCCAGGCGCAGACCCTCACCCTCCCGGGCAGCTCCACCTACAGCGTCACCACCAGCGGCGGCAACAACTTCATCACCTCGGTGACCAGCCCCGCCGGGACGACGGCCCTCTCCGCCTACGGCACCATCGCCACCGCCGCCGTCACCCTCCGCTTCGACAACACCAGCACCACGCTGAGCCAGAACTTCGTCAACACGGGCTCGGGCGTCACCTTCAACACCGGCAGCAACGGCACCGTCACCACCTTCAACGGCAACATCTCCGGCGCCGGCTCCGTCGTCGAATTCAAGTCGGGCAGCGGCCTCGCCACCTACATCCTCAACGGGGCCAACACCTACACCGGCCCCACCGACGTCCGGACGAACGTCATCCTCGAAGTCGACGGTTCCCTCTCCGCCACCTCCTCCGTCACCGTCGATACCGGCGGCACCCTGCGCGGCACCGGCTCGATCACCTCCGACGTCACCCTGGGCTCCGGCACCATCATTTCCGGCGGGAGCGACACCGCCCGCGGCACCCTCACCATCAACGGCAACCTCACCCTCGGGAGCAACAGCTCCACCTACTTCCGGCTCGATAGCGCCAGCAGCTACAGCCAGGTCCACTCCACCGGCACCGTCACCATCGGCACCGGCAACACCCTGAACCTCACCCCCGGCGCGGGGGTCCTCAACGGGAACACCTTCACCGTCGTCCAGGGGGACACCGCCGTGACCGGCACCTACGCCCGCGTCGCCAACACCCTGAACAACGCCCTCTCGTTCACCGTCAGCTACACCGGCACCACGGTCGTCGTCACCGCCGTCCAGAACTCCTTCACCGGCTACGTCCCCGCCCCCTACAAGGACGTGGCGAAGGCGATCGACAGCGCCGTCGGCGACAGCCGGGCCACCACCCTCATCGGGAGCCTGAACAGCCTCTCCGCCTCCGACCTCTCCACCGCCTTCGCCCTCATCAGCCCCGTCGCCCAGACCACCGTCGTCCCGACCTCGCTCTCCGTCAGCCGCGCCGCCATCGGCACCCTCCACGACCGCATGGACAACATCCGCGCGGGCTCGACCGGCCTCTCCCTGAGCCAGATCAACCTCATCGACCAGAACCTCCCCGCCTCGGCCCTCCTCGCCGGGACCGACCTGAGCGTCGGCCAGGGCGTGAAGGTCCTCGCCCCGACGCCGAAGAACAAGTGGGGTTTCTTCGCCGCCACCACCGGGAACTTCGGCGACGTCGACGGCCAGACGACCTCCTCCACCTACCACGGCGCGGGGTTCACCACGGGCGTCGACTACCGCCTGGACCGCGCCTTCACCCTCGGCTTCGCCACCGGCTACGACTACTCGAAGACCGACTTCGGCCAGAGCGGCTCCAGCAGCACCGTCAACACCATCCGCTTCGGCCCCTACGCCACGTGGAAGGACCAGTCCGGCGACTGGGTCGACGGCCTCGTCGGCGGCGCGTTCCACTGGTTCGACTCCGACCGCCAGGGCTACGGCGGGACGGCCAAGAGCAACACCGCGGGCCTCGAATTCGACAGCGGCGTGAAATACGGCCACGACTTCAAGATCGGCGACAACCGCGAATGGACCCTCACCCCGACCTTCGGCTTCGACTACATCCGCCTCGCCATCGACGGCTACTCCGAGACCGGCTCCCTGGCCCCCCTTACCGTCCAGGACCAGACCGCCAATTCCTTCCGCAGCAACCTCGGCGGCATCGTCGCCCGGGAATTCCGCCTGAAGGGCTTCAACCTCACCCCCTACCTCACCGCCGGGTGGTCGCACGAATACCTCGACGCCTCCCAGGCCGTCACCGCCCGCCTCGCCTCCGGCGCGGGCACCGCCTTCACCGTCACCGGGGACAACCTCGGCCACGACAGCGCCACCTACGGCATCGGCCTCCGCTCCACGCTCACCGACACCGTCTCCGCCAACGTCTCCTACTCCGGCGAAGCCAACGACCGCTACCAGGACAACAGCCTCAACGCCTCGATCCGGGTCGCGTTCTAA
- a CDS encoding L-threonylcarbamoyladenylate synthase has translation MSASLIALPDAAGLARASALLREGSLVGLPTETVYGLAANALDPAAVAKIFEAKGRPFFDPLIVHLPGLAEAEALVTGEWPAQARKLAELFWPGPLTLILPKHPSIPDLVTSGLPYVALRAPSHPVAQAVLKAAGLPLAAPSANRFGRISPTTAEAVAEELGGAAALALILDGGPCPIGLESTILAFPEGESRPLLLRAGGLSVEEIEHAVGPLAHNTRLGKEAPPAGAAAPGQLPSHYAPRTPLRRIGHPSEVAPGDRNATALLAFGPLDAGDAASFQAVENLSPSASLPEAAARLFTLLRTLDHAAAREIVALPVPETGLGLAINDRLIRAAHQ, from the coding sequence ATGTCCGCCTCCCTGATCGCCCTTCCCGACGCCGCCGGCCTCGCCCGCGCCTCCGCCCTCCTGCGGGAGGGGAGCCTCGTCGGCCTCCCGACGGAGACCGTCTACGGCCTCGCCGCCAACGCCCTCGACCCCGCCGCCGTGGCGAAGATCTTCGAGGCGAAGGGCCGCCCCTTCTTCGATCCCCTCATCGTCCACCTCCCCGGGCTCGCCGAGGCCGAGGCCCTCGTGACCGGGGAATGGCCCGCCCAGGCCCGCAAGCTGGCCGAGCTCTTCTGGCCCGGGCCGCTGACGCTGATCCTCCCGAAGCATCCCTCCATCCCCGACCTCGTCACCAGCGGCCTCCCCTACGTCGCCCTCCGCGCCCCCTCCCATCCCGTCGCCCAGGCCGTGCTGAAGGCGGCGGGCCTCCCCCTCGCCGCGCCGAGCGCGAACCGCTTCGGCCGGATCAGCCCGACGACCGCCGAGGCCGTCGCCGAGGAGCTGGGCGGGGCCGCCGCCCTCGCGCTCATCCTCGACGGCGGCCCCTGCCCCATCGGCCTCGAGTCGACGATCCTCGCCTTCCCTGAGGGGGAATCCCGCCCCCTCCTCCTCCGCGCGGGCGGCCTCTCCGTCGAGGAGATCGAGCACGCCGTCGGCCCCCTCGCCCACAACACCCGGCTGGGGAAGGAAGCCCCTCCCGCCGGGGCCGCCGCCCCCGGCCAGCTCCCCTCCCACTACGCGCCCCGGACGCCCCTGCGCCGGATCGGCCACCCCTCGGAGGTCGCCCCCGGGGACCGGAACGCCACCGCCCTCCTCGCCTTCGGCCCTCTCGACGCGGGCGATGCCGCCTCCTTCCAGGCCGTCGAAAACCTCTCCCCCTCGGCCTCCCTCCCCGAGGCCGCCGCCCGGCTCTTCACCCTCCTGAGGACCCTCGACCACGCCGCCGCGCGGGAGATCGTCGCCCTGCCGGTCCCCGAGACCGGCCTTGGCCTCGCGATCAACGACCGGCTGATCCGGGCGGCCCACCAATGA
- a CDS encoding isochorismatase family protein has protein sequence MSWRLDPSDLGLVVVDVQERLVPVLHEPARLVKKTASLVALARLFALPLLVSEHVPEKLGPTVPDLGLLPDDRRVLKRTFSAAAALEALGDALPKTLLVCGCETHICVRQTVYDLREGGRTVVLVGDACSSRAPLDHALALDEMRTDKTLITSVEALGWELTGSVDSPRFKAVLALLK, from the coding sequence ATGTCCTGGCGCCTCGATCCCAGCGACCTCGGCCTCGTCGTCGTCGACGTCCAGGAACGGCTCGTCCCCGTCCTCCACGAGCCCGCGCGGCTCGTCAAAAAGACCGCCTCCCTCGTCGCCCTCGCCCGCCTCTTCGCCCTCCCCCTCCTCGTCTCCGAACACGTGCCGGAAAAACTCGGCCCCACCGTCCCCGACCTCGGCCTCCTCCCCGACGACCGCCGCGTCCTCAAGCGGACCTTCTCCGCCGCCGCCGCGCTGGAGGCCCTCGGCGACGCCCTGCCGAAGACCCTCCTCGTCTGCGGCTGCGAGACCCACATCTGCGTCCGCCAGACCGTCTACGATCTCCGCGAGGGCGGACGGACCGTCGTCCTCGTCGGCGACGCCTGCAGCTCCCGCGCCCCCCTCGACCACGCCCTCGCCCTCGACGAGATGCGGACCGACAAGACCCTCATCACCTCGGTCGAGGCCCTCGGCTGGGAACTGACCGGCTCCGTCGATTCCCCCCGCTTCAAGGCCGTCCTCGCCCTCCTCAAGTAG
- the waaF gene encoding lipopolysaccharide heptosyltransferase II — MKTQSAPARLLLRTPNWLGDGVMAFPAVALLRRSLPEAKLVAATPAHLAPLWAAFPGIDEVIPLPRPRSYAATVPLLRQARCDAALLFPNSPRTAVEARLAGIGPVSGFGDWGDPLRRLALHRALPRREFDHSRLHQKWDWLRLVSSYLATFLDLPPGAEEEAAAAPLPKLNVPESAFPAPGLLLCPGAAYGPAKRWPAERFAEVGRLLLERHPGLAPAIVMGAGGDAPAAAVVAAALPGAIDRTGHTPLADFLAAVAGARLVVTNDSGAMHLAAALGTPGIALFGSTEPALTGPVTDRVRVLRAHVPCSPCFLRTCPIDFPCMTRLEVPAVVAACEDLLSPTPSSP; from the coding sequence ATGAAAACGCAGTCCGCTCCCGCCCGCCTCCTCCTGCGGACGCCGAACTGGCTCGGCGACGGCGTCATGGCCTTCCCCGCCGTCGCCCTCCTGCGACGCTCCCTTCCGGAGGCGAAGCTCGTCGCCGCCACCCCCGCCCACCTCGCCCCGCTCTGGGCCGCCTTCCCCGGCATCGACGAAGTCATCCCCCTGCCCAGGCCCCGCAGCTACGCCGCCACCGTCCCCCTCCTCCGCCAGGCGCGGTGCGACGCCGCCCTCCTCTTCCCCAACTCCCCCCGCACCGCCGTCGAGGCCCGCCTCGCCGGGATCGGCCCCGTCTCCGGCTTCGGCGATTGGGGCGATCCCCTCCGCCGCCTCGCCCTCCACCGCGCCCTGCCCCGCCGGGAGTTCGACCATTCGCGGCTCCACCAGAAATGGGATTGGCTCCGCCTCGTTTCGTCTTATCTCGCCACCTTCCTCGATCTCCCGCCCGGGGCGGAAGAGGAGGCCGCCGCCGCTCCCCTGCCGAAGCTGAACGTCCCCGAAAGCGCCTTCCCCGCCCCCGGCCTCCTCCTCTGCCCCGGGGCCGCCTACGGCCCCGCGAAGCGGTGGCCCGCCGAACGCTTCGCCGAGGTTGGCCGCCTTCTCCTCGAGCGCCATCCCGGCCTCGCCCCCGCCATCGTCATGGGCGCGGGCGGCGACGCCCCCGCCGCCGCCGTCGTCGCCGCCGCCCTTCCCGGCGCGATCGACCGCACGGGCCACACCCCCCTGGCCGACTTCCTCGCCGCCGTCGCCGGGGCCCGCCTCGTCGTCACCAACGACAGCGGCGCGATGCACCTCGCCGCCGCCCTCGGCACCCCCGGCATCGCCCTCTTCGGCTCGACCGAGCCCGCCCTCACCGGCCCCGTCACCGACCGGGTCCGCGTCCTCCGCGCCCACGTCCCGTGCAGCCCCTGCTTCCTGCGCACCTGCCCCATCGACTTCCCCTGCATGACCCGCCTCGAAGTCCCCGCCGTCGTCGCGGCCTGCGAGGACCTCCTCTCCCCCACTCCCTCCTCCCCATGA
- a CDS encoding extracellular solute-binding protein, whose protein sequence is MASLVPSAPFRLVALTLALTLSFTGCSRAEKTAEEPVAPAPAAASSSVSSAPVEAAAPASSPAPTPAAPETAAAPAPAPVEITSAPHPSDSAPTPVPAPVLPTNGETLHVLVPAGHGPAWLAEAVQKETGTKIVFVTYATAAEFQTALPAADLVSIDDRQAAELIGKQQLRPLPLDAAPPAARPAPEFLHHYYDPKGLYTWPYGWTLLAFAYVPETAAATPAPGKAAAAPALRAWKELTKPGQFVTFPAGTDDATRQALWNLANNKLPADTEAFPEMWKAHTDADPAPTGLPPSVVRIDTVAALHSLKSKPGEAWQVVLPAEGSLLRIHHWAIPATAPKPALSEAALKSLVNPAAAARLAVEDDLGVTQPEAKKLLPPALLLDPLLYPAHPLLNNTRFVR, encoded by the coding sequence ATGGCCTCCTTGGTTCCGTCCGCCCCCTTCCGCCTCGTCGCGCTGACCCTCGCCCTGACGCTCTCCTTCACCGGTTGCTCCCGCGCTGAAAAAACGGCCGAAGAGCCGGTCGCTCCCGCCCCTGCCGCCGCCTCCTCCTCGGTCTCGTCGGCTCCGGTCGAGGCCGCCGCCCCGGCCTCCTCCCCCGCACCCACCCCCGCCGCCCCGGAAACCGCTGCGGCCCCCGCCCCCGCTCCCGTCGAGATCACCTCCGCTCCCCACCCCTCCGACAGCGCGCCGACTCCCGTCCCCGCCCCCGTCCTTCCGACCAACGGCGAGACCCTCCACGTCCTCGTCCCCGCCGGGCACGGCCCCGCGTGGCTCGCCGAGGCCGTCCAGAAGGAGACCGGGACGAAGATCGTCTTCGTCACCTACGCCACCGCCGCCGAATTCCAGACCGCCCTTCCCGCCGCCGACCTCGTCTCGATCGACGACCGCCAGGCCGCCGAGCTGATCGGAAAGCAGCAGCTCCGCCCCCTCCCGCTCGACGCCGCCCCGCCCGCCGCCCGCCCCGCGCCCGAGTTCCTCCACCACTACTACGATCCGAAGGGCCTCTACACCTGGCCCTACGGCTGGACCCTCCTCGCCTTCGCCTACGTCCCCGAAACCGCCGCGGCCACCCCCGCCCCCGGCAAGGCCGCCGCCGCCCCCGCCCTCCGCGCGTGGAAGGAACTGACCAAGCCCGGCCAGTTCGTCACCTTCCCCGCCGGGACCGACGACGCCACCCGGCAGGCCCTCTGGAACCTCGCCAACAACAAGCTCCCCGCCGACACCGAGGCCTTCCCCGAAATGTGGAAGGCGCACACCGACGCCGACCCGGCCCCCACCGGCCTGCCGCCCTCCGTCGTCCGCATCGACACCGTCGCCGCCCTCCACTCCCTCAAGTCGAAGCCGGGCGAGGCCTGGCAGGTCGTCCTCCCCGCCGAGGGCTCCCTCCTCCGCATCCACCACTGGGCGATCCCCGCCACGGCCCCGAAGCCCGCCCTCTCCGAGGCCGCGCTGAAGTCCCTCGTCAATCCCGCCGCCGCCGCCCGCCTCGCCGTCGAGGACGACCTCGGCGTCACCCAGCCCGAGGCGAAGAAGCTCCTCCCCCCCGCCCTCCTCCTCGATCCCCTCCTCTACCCGGCCCATCCCCTGCTGAACAACACCCGCTTCGTCCGCTAG
- the lpxK gene encoding tetraacyldisaccharide 4'-kinase yields the protein MKAFLENLEQFAIDVILERRHGRAAVALRVLLRALAYLYEGIVVLRLRFFEWRFSRVHALGCQVISVGNLTVGGTGKTPIVEKLARRLTDGGRRVAILSRGYKSTPLPFLQRVKNRLRGRDNASPPRVVSDGSRLLLGSDLAGDEPYMLAKNLRNVVVLVDRDRVKSGLHAIRHFGADVLLLDDGFQYLPLKERFDVVLVDREAPYGGASGSAGNLLPRGMLREPHRHLKRANLLVITKCDGSDLAPLKADLRRHNRHAPFVECSHAPRYLEDLRTGERVPLSLLKGQRVGAVSGIARPESFEGGLRALGAEICYSRSFADHHRYAGPEILNALARSKARNARFVVTTEKDAVRFPEIPLGDFSLPIYFLRVEIELLQGGEVLDALVDRLCATTVPPAKTAHAPAVAHA from the coding sequence ATGAAAGCCTTCCTGGAAAACCTCGAGCAGTTCGCCATCGACGTCATCCTGGAACGTCGCCACGGGCGCGCCGCCGTCGCCCTCCGCGTCCTCCTCCGCGCCCTCGCCTACCTCTACGAGGGGATCGTCGTCCTCCGGCTCCGCTTCTTCGAGTGGCGCTTCTCCCGCGTCCACGCCCTCGGCTGCCAGGTCATCAGCGTCGGGAACCTCACCGTCGGCGGCACGGGGAAGACCCCCATCGTCGAGAAGCTCGCCCGCCGCCTCACCGACGGGGGCCGCCGCGTCGCCATCCTCAGCCGCGGGTACAAGAGCACCCCCCTCCCCTTCCTCCAGCGGGTGAAGAACCGCCTCCGGGGCCGCGACAACGCCAGCCCGCCCCGCGTCGTCTCCGACGGCAGCCGCCTCCTCCTCGGCTCCGACCTCGCCGGGGACGAGCCCTACATGCTGGCGAAGAACCTCCGCAACGTCGTCGTCCTCGTCGACCGGGACCGGGTGAAGAGCGGCCTCCACGCCATCCGCCACTTCGGCGCCGACGTCCTCCTTCTCGACGACGGCTTCCAATACCTCCCGCTGAAGGAACGCTTCGACGTCGTCCTCGTCGACCGGGAGGCCCCCTACGGCGGCGCGAGCGGGAGCGCGGGGAACCTCCTCCCGCGCGGCATGCTCCGGGAGCCCCACCGCCACCTGAAGCGGGCGAACCTCCTCGTCATCACGAAGTGCGACGGCTCCGACCTCGCCCCGCTGAAGGCCGACCTCCGCCGCCACAACCGCCACGCCCCCTTCGTCGAGTGCTCCCACGCCCCCCGCTACCTGGAGGACCTCCGCACCGGGGAGCGCGTCCCCCTCTCCCTCCTGAAGGGCCAGCGCGTCGGGGCCGTCTCCGGCATCGCGCGGCCGGAGAGCTTCGAGGGCGGCCTCCGCGCCTTGGGAGCCGAGATCTGCTACAGCCGGAGCTTCGCCGACCACCACCGCTACGCCGGTCCCGAGATCCTCAACGCCCTCGCCCGCAGCAAGGCCCGCAACGCCCGCTTCGTCGTCACCACGGAGAAAGACGCCGTCCGCTTCCCCGAGATCCCCCTCGGCGACTTCTCCCTCCCCATCTACTTCCTCCGCGTCGAGATCGAGCTCCTGCAGGGCGGCGAAGTCCTCGACGCCCTCGTCGACCGCCTCTGCGCCACGACCGTCCCCCCGGCGAAGACCGCTCACGCGCCCGCCGTCGCCCACGCATGA
- a CDS encoding NAD(P)H-dependent oxidoreductase: protein MPTLLHIEASPNGDASASGTVARHLAKKYIEHRPKWKLETVNLWAVRLPDLDPACLAAHGSLMNPGTAAAAAPLRKGEAPPPPATSPEWEEALGIAAHFASADALLFSVPMWNFGVPYRLKHYIDLVMQPGIAFAAEPDGRGHFPGKMTGKKAFTVYSRGGTWIPKVGEPLVEHQAAWLRQCLRFVGFSPIREIFVEPTSGSPKMLHHTLAAACHRAEEHAAE from the coding sequence GTGCCCACCCTCCTCCACATCGAAGCCTCCCCGAACGGCGACGCCTCCGCCTCCGGCACCGTCGCCCGCCACCTGGCGAAGAAATACATCGAGCACCGCCCGAAGTGGAAGCTGGAGACCGTCAACCTCTGGGCCGTCCGCCTCCCCGACCTCGATCCCGCCTGCCTCGCCGCCCACGGCTCCCTCATGAACCCCGGCACCGCGGCCGCCGCCGCCCCCCTCCGCAAGGGGGAGGCGCCGCCGCCGCCCGCCACCTCCCCCGAATGGGAGGAGGCCCTCGGCATCGCCGCCCACTTCGCCTCGGCCGACGCCCTCCTCTTCTCGGTCCCGATGTGGAACTTCGGCGTCCCCTACCGGCTGAAGCATTACATCGACCTCGTCATGCAGCCCGGCATCGCCTTCGCCGCCGAGCCCGACGGGCGGGGCCACTTCCCCGGGAAGATGACGGGGAAGAAGGCCTTCACCGTCTACTCCCGGGGCGGCACCTGGATCCCGAAGGTCGGCGAACCCCTCGTGGAGCACCAGGCCGCGTGGCTCCGCCAATGCCTCCGCTTCGTCGGCTTCTCCCCGATCCGGGAAATCTTCGTCGAGCCGACCTCGGGCTCCCCGAAGATGCTCCACCACACCCTCGCCGCCGCCTGCCACCGCGCCGAGGAACACGCCGCCGAATAG